AGCGATTTAATCTTGCGCGAGTAGCCGGCGATAGGAAAGACAAAGGTATGAGTGACCACGGCGAAACGGTAGCCGCGCTCTTTGGACTGCATCTCTAAATAGGGCAGGCTCTGGAAGGCGTTGGCGTCAACATCTTTATTAAACAGCGCTTCGTTAGGCTGAACGTAGTCATTAAAGGCGATGACATCGACATCCAGCTTATATTTATCGTGCGCCACCTGCTTGACGGTATCCCACAGCGCCTGATCCGGGCCGGTATTGATCGCCACTTTAATTTTGCTGTCATCGTCTTTATTACAGGCGCTGAGCAGCGTGACAGATGCCGCCAGAAGGGCCGTGAGCAGTGTTTTTTTCATTTTATGGTGTTCCCTTATCTGTGTTAGAAAATCACTATAATATACATCCAGACGTCTGTACATCCGTGAAAAATGCGATTGCGCAAAAATGCGCCGCCTGGGTTTTAAACCGGTGATGGGCAAGGCATGGGCATCTTTTCCCGCTTAAATCAGCAGAGAAGAAGCGAGCGGTGGCGCAGAGGGACAGGCAGGTTTTATCTGCGGAAGAAAAGGCAAGCCATAGCACCAGGAGAATGGTCAGGCTTTATGTTAAATAGACGGAAGGGGCAAACGTTAACGCACAGGGGTAAGGCTGATGTTCACTGCGTGAGCAGGAGGCGCGATAGCCCAAAAGGGTAAGCGCAGCGTGTCAATATCGCCAGCCTGGTTATTCAGCGGCAAACATCCCGGTGACCGCAAAGCGATTGAAGATGATGCCGCAGAAGGTTTCAGAAAAAGCGCCGGCACATAGTCAGGCAACGACCGGCCTCGCCGTAATGACGCGGTTAACCGCAGGAAAGCATGGGCGGCGCCTTTCAGCGCCAGGCTTGCCCCGGCAGCAGGACTGGCGCTGCAAGGCGCGTTTCTGTTGTGCCAGCCGATAAGGCTATTCGTGATATATCTGGCTGCGTCCGCCGTCGATCAGGATATCGGTAGCATTGATAAAGCGCGCTTCGTCAGAAGCCAGAAATAGCGCGGTATAGGCCACTTCTTCCGGCTCTCCGATGCGTTTGCAGGGCAGTAAATCCTGCTGCCTTTGCCGCTCCGCCGCCGGATCCGGGCAGCTTGCCAGCCAGGCCTCCGCTGAGGGGGTCATGATCAGTCCCGGAGAGATGCTGTTGATGCGAATTCCCCGGCTGGCGTACTCCACGCCCAGCGATCGTGTCAGGCCGATCAGCCCATGCTTGGCGACCGGATAGGGAAAGGCGCCGGGGATAATCTTATGGCCGTGAACCGAGGCGATATTAACGATATGGCCATATTCGCGCTGCAGCATTCCCGGCAGCACGTTACGGATGACGTTATACGGCCCTTGCAGATTGACGTTCATACAGCGCTGCCACGCCTCACTGGCGAGCGTCAACGGATCGCGGAAGACATTCACGCCGGCACAGTTAACCAGAATATCGATGCGGCCAAAGGCGCTCTCCACCTGGTCGATAGCGCTTCGCACCTGATCGGGGTCAGTGACATCGGCAATGCAGGCCAGGCAGCGCTGGCCGGTTTCCTGCTGCAGCTGCGCGGCCAGCGCCTCAGTGGCCTCAGTAGTGAGATCGAGCAAGGCCACATCGGCACCTTCCCGGGCGAACAGGGCGGCGATGGCGCTGCCGATACCGCTGCCTGCGCCGGTGACGACGGCGGTTTTATGGTGTAGACGCTCTGGCATTTTCGCTTCCTTATGATGAACAAGGGAGAACCAGCCAGTCGGCAAACTGCCAGCGCTGGCCTTCTCGGGTAATTTCAATCAGCGGCCAACGGCCGCTGCGGGTCAGCCACTCGGTCTCGCCGTCGGTCACCAGGGCGGTATCTTCGCTTTTTACTCCGCTCAGCGTCGGGTTCCAGGCCTGGGCGGTATCGGGGAGTACGAGACCTGCGGCGTCAGGCGTCAGGATCCAGTCGCGGCAGCCATAGCCCGCCGGACCGCCCTGATGATGGTGGCGCCAGCCGTCGG
This DNA window, taken from Mixta gaviniae, encodes the following:
- a CDS encoding SDR family oxidoreductase; this encodes MPERLHHKTAVVTGAGSGIGSAIAALFAREGADVALLDLTTEATEALAAQLQQETGQRCLACIADVTDPDQVRSAIDQVESAFGRIDILVNCAGVNVFRDPLTLASEAWQRCMNVNLQGPYNVIRNVLPGMLQREYGHIVNIASVHGHKIIPGAFPYPVAKHGLIGLTRSLGVEYASRGIRINSISPGLIMTPSAEAWLASCPDPAAERQRQQDLLPCKRIGEPEEVAYTALFLASDEARFINATDILIDGGRSQIYHE